Proteins encoded in a region of the Mucilaginibacter sabulilitoris genome:
- a CDS encoding alpha/beta hydrolase, translating into MKNKTLLLGLALGLLALTKVSAQSKAWLTTAPDTSFSITSDFKNNVKKYPFIKIVPDSPSKAVVEARNLVYGKVGSRELHIDAFTPSATKQKPVPAIIIVHGGGWRSGNRAQHIPLAQHLAALGYASFTVEYRLSTEALYPAAVNDVKSAIQWLHANAKRFNINTNKIAVLGFSAGGQLAALVGMTSGLDKFDALDANKGYSSSVQAVIDIDGTLTFVAPDAWETQNQQTVAASTMWIGYKRTENLDIWTEASPLTYAERNKLPFLFLNSAVDRMHAGRDVFKDMMDKKGVYVRIDSFKDTPHTFCLYQPWFDLMVNDIDQFLTKIFK; encoded by the coding sequence ATGAAAAATAAAACCCTTCTATTGGGCTTAGCTTTAGGCCTTCTTGCACTTACAAAAGTTTCCGCTCAATCTAAAGCATGGCTGACCACGGCCCCGGATACCTCTTTTTCCATCACCAGCGATTTTAAAAACAATGTAAAGAAATACCCGTTCATTAAAATCGTTCCCGATAGCCCCTCAAAAGCAGTAGTTGAAGCACGTAACCTGGTTTATGGCAAGGTGGGCAGCCGTGAGCTGCACATTGATGCCTTTACGCCATCGGCTACTAAGCAAAAGCCTGTACCCGCAATCATTATCGTACACGGCGGCGGCTGGCGTTCGGGTAACCGTGCGCAGCATATTCCGCTGGCACAACATTTGGCCGCCCTGGGTTATGCAAGCTTTACTGTAGAATATCGCCTATCTACCGAAGCGCTTTACCCGGCGGCGGTGAATGATGTCAAATCGGCAATACAATGGCTGCACGCTAATGCTAAAAGATTTAATATCAATACAAATAAGATCGCTGTTTTGGGCTTTTCGGCTGGCGGGCAATTGGCCGCATTAGTAGGAATGACTTCGGGTTTGGATAAATTCGATGCGCTGGATGCTAATAAAGGGTATTCGAGTTCGGTACAGGCCGTGATCGATATTGATGGTACGCTCACATTTGTCGCGCCCGACGCCTGGGAAACTCAAAATCAGCAAACGGTTGCAGCCTCAACTATGTGGATAGGTTATAAACGGACCGAAAACCTTGATATCTGGACAGAGGCCAGCCCGCTTACTTATGCCGAACGTAATAAGCTACCCTTTTTATTCCTGAATAGCGCGGTTGACAGAATGCATGCCGGTCGTGATGTATTTAAAGACATGATGGATAAAAAAGGCGTATATGTACGGATTGATAGTTTTAAAGATACGCCGCACACCTTCTGTTTATATCAGCCCTGGTTTGACCTTATGGT
- a CDS encoding alpha/beta hydrolase codes for MMKHLLFKLTVLALMIFSASTQAQTFMEIWPHGHIPNSKNLRLTDSVANERIYRVMLPGVYAFFPGKQENKGAAVVICPGGGYERLAYIISGLQLAKWFNTMGVSAFVLNYRLPNSPDLQQREIGPLMDAQRAIRYIRINAAKWGVDPDKIGIMGTSSGGHLAATTITQTTDVSAIKDSLDRVSFSPDFAILVSPVIDLSTSYAHAGSVKNLLGPNPTEVLKRHFSAQLNVSRSTPPCFIADAVNDKAVNPMNSLMFYQALLQNNVPVSFHAFPQGAHAIALRNNPGSTELWTKLCEMWLIEMKIIPEKLPTK; via the coding sequence TCAGCCAGTACACAGGCGCAAACCTTTATGGAGATATGGCCACATGGTCATATCCCAAACTCTAAAAACCTGCGGCTTACCGACAGCGTAGCCAATGAACGCATCTACAGGGTAATGCTACCAGGCGTGTACGCGTTCTTTCCCGGAAAACAGGAAAATAAGGGTGCCGCAGTAGTTATTTGTCCGGGCGGCGGCTATGAGCGGCTTGCCTATATAATTAGTGGGCTGCAACTGGCTAAATGGTTCAACACCATGGGCGTTTCGGCATTTGTGCTTAACTACCGCCTGCCTAACTCTCCAGACTTGCAGCAACGTGAAATCGGCCCGTTGATGGATGCACAGCGAGCCATTCGCTACATCAGGATCAACGCAGCAAAATGGGGTGTCGATCCTGATAAGATCGGCATCATGGGTACATCGTCAGGCGGGCATCTTGCTGCTACCACAATTACCCAAACCACCGATGTCAGTGCAATTAAGGATAGCCTCGACCGTGTTTCGTTCAGTCCGGATTTCGCTATTCTCGTTTCGCCGGTGATTGACCTCAGTACATCTTATGCACATGCGGGTAGTGTTAAAAATTTACTCGGCCCCAACCCTACCGAAGTTCTGAAGAGGCATTTTTCGGCCCAGCTTAACGTAAGCAGGTCCACGCCCCCATGTTTTATTGCCGATGCCGTTAATGATAAAGCAGTAAATCCAATGAACAGCCTGATGTTTTACCAGGCGCTGTTGCAAAACAATGTGCCGGTAAGTTTTCACGCATTTCCGCAAGGCGCTCACGCCATAGCGCTACGCAATAATCCCGGGTCGACAGAGTTGTGGACCAAACTGTGTGAAATGTGGCTGATCGAAATGAAAATTATCCCCGAAAAACTGCCAACTAAATAA
- a CDS encoding rhamnogalacturonan acetylesterase: protein MKKPRQSKIYRFSLAIIMLGGITLSFIPPKKKLTIFLAGDSTMADKKVSAYPETGWGMSFKNFLDSTVVIINKAQNGRSTRTFITDGLWKQITDNLNAEDYVLIQFGHNDEVPTKKSATRETEFKNNLILYIDQTRSKKAIPVLITPVTRRSFDSTGTVTDTHARYARIVRDVALEKHVQLIDLDQESMELVQRFGPEGSKCLYNYLEPGENPNYPDGKKDDTHFNELGARKMAEIVLTDLRRLSPEINSRVVGSDRVLTRLHYEK from the coding sequence ATGAAAAAACCACGTCAAAGTAAAATATATCGGTTTAGCCTGGCAATTATTATGCTGGGCGGCATAACATTAAGCTTTATCCCGCCCAAAAAAAAGTTAACCATTTTTTTAGCAGGTGATTCAACAATGGCAGATAAAAAGGTAAGTGCATATCCCGAGACCGGATGGGGCATGAGTTTCAAAAATTTTTTAGACTCAACCGTAGTCATAATCAACAAAGCTCAAAATGGCCGCAGCACCCGTACTTTCATCACTGACGGCCTTTGGAAACAAATCACCGATAATTTGAATGCAGAAGATTATGTGCTGATACAATTTGGTCATAACGATGAGGTGCCTACCAAAAAATCGGCAACTAGAGAAACAGAATTCAAAAACAACTTAATCCTTTATATTGATCAAACGCGGAGCAAAAAGGCAATACCTGTACTGATCACTCCGGTAACACGCCGCAGCTTTGACAGCACAGGCACAGTAACGGACACCCACGCCCGTTATGCCCGGATTGTACGCGATGTAGCTCTAGAAAAGCATGTACAGTTGATAGATCTTGACCAGGAAAGTATGGAGTTGGTACAGCGCTTTGGCCCTGAAGGGTCTAAATGCTTATACAATTACCTGGAGCCTGGCGAAAATCCCAATTACCCCGACGGAAAAAAAGACGATACCCATTTTAACGAACTGGGTGCCCGCAAAATGGCCGAAATTGTACTGACAGACCTGCGCAGGCTGTCACCAGAAATTAACAGCCGTGTGGTAGGATCTGATCGGGTATTAACTAGGTTGCATTATGAAAAATAA